In Bdellovibrionales bacterium, the following proteins share a genomic window:
- a CDS encoding tyrosine-type recombinase/integrase translates to MGRKTTAIPRIQIDNPKEGKRATFSVLWDNRRLPNAKNQYEKLEHPTVTAINKQFVNSEVTFEEARKSLEDFRERQYKELRRELGVTSFSKYNRLTIQRYYDEKVKPRHNQDTSKRSMWNELNRAIELLENKSLRTVTAADIQEKIKHAPIRRQRRMITILQSLLKFIDRKEIDLYKPKEPQKEVRYLTEEEFNMLVGKIPDDISKRYPLLKDLFLIAFGTGCRESEIHGLRSGDLLIKNDEAVIHLQRQKVRKEDASASGERIRLPINRKKRWIVPLAKQQTIAAFKRWCSASDVDKEELRNIASPNLKRLCEEFFKNDVRTHGGLHMLRASHAVALLSHGISLSLVAKQLGDSIVVVEKYYSSFTLTDDQIGIVQKVLSTGSR, encoded by the coding sequence ATGGGAAGAAAGACGACTGCGATTCCTCGCATACAAATTGATAATCCGAAAGAAGGTAAACGAGCCACGTTTTCTGTTCTTTGGGATAACCGTCGTCTTCCCAATGCGAAAAACCAATACGAAAAACTTGAGCATCCCACTGTCACTGCGATCAACAAACAATTTGTTAATTCTGAAGTCACCTTTGAAGAGGCCCGCAAGTCTTTAGAGGACTTTCGTGAACGGCAGTATAAAGAGTTGCGCCGCGAACTCGGCGTCACTTCTTTCTCAAAATACAACCGACTTACGATTCAGCGGTATTACGACGAAAAAGTTAAACCTCGCCACAATCAAGACACCTCTAAGCGGTCTATGTGGAATGAACTCAATCGTGCTATTGAGCTTCTTGAGAACAAATCGCTTCGCACCGTCACCGCTGCCGACATTCAAGAAAAAATAAAACATGCTCCCATTCGCAGACAGCGAAGAATGATTACGATTCTTCAGTCTCTTTTAAAGTTCATTGACCGCAAAGAAATAGATCTTTACAAGCCTAAAGAACCTCAAAAAGAAGTCAGGTATCTGACCGAAGAAGAGTTCAACATGCTTGTCGGCAAGATCCCCGACGACATTTCTAAACGCTACCCGTTGTTGAAAGACCTATTTCTGATTGCTTTCGGGACCGGATGCCGTGAATCCGAAATTCATGGTTTAAGATCAGGCGACCTTCTTATTAAAAATGACGAAGCGGTCATTCATCTCCAAAGACAAAAAGTTCGTAAAGAAGATGCCTCCGCTTCTGGCGAGAGAATCCGTCTTCCAATAAACAGAAAGAAAAGATGGATTGTTCCGTTAGCTAAACAGCAAACGATTGCAGCCTTCAAACGATGGTGTTCGGCCTCCGACGTTGATAAAGAGGAGCTTCGCAACATCGCTAGTCCAAACTTAAAACGACTCTGCGAAGAGTTTTTTAAAAATGATGTTCGAACGCATGGCGGACTTCACATGCTTCGAGCTAGTCATGCTGTGGCTTTACTAAGTCACGGTATTTCGCTATCGTTGGTAGCAAAACAATTGGGTGATTCGATTGTCGTTGTGGAAAAGTATTACAGCTCTTTCACACTCACCGATGATCAAATTGGAATCGTGCAAAAAGTCCTTTCAACTGGTTCGCGCTAG
- a CDS encoding TolC family protein codes for MGRAGSSPARGTTYHFLKAFLVTPLKVDGVFFEGGTIIDEPKLALTCFRFVFSAPVFAALDSKKVSFREAIDIALEKSPSLSSARSELSIRDLEYTNSYSVFLPSLDLSATHGLRGSNPSIYNNNYASELNLQLTENLYDNGVSLAKYDSARFQKEIAELGYRNERDKLILDITFEYMRYSLAANLAQVQEQQFNIVNKQYKSVSSQYQQGVKTRRDYLRFKTELRRSEIELQNSRTTMEKSRLELMRLLGFEVGAQVQPFDFEPVSVDLKSVEQVPAQRPDLTSHYQYRIASLQRKVSENDVYIVRRDYWPQLFLTAGATYHTGDYLGTSSPLAENETKSWNALLTLKFNLWDWGIRRRNISIADAKRTQAENSIAANLNTFSSENAKMMLELDQSTKNFAVARELLELETKSYGFLDTEYRNGKVSYLDIIVGLRDLLNAKIQMYTSYYDLRGQLLRYRYHEGRLYESISEK; via the coding sequence ATGGGCCGTGCCGGTTCAAGTCCGGCCCGAGGCACCACATATCATTTTTTAAAGGCATTTTTGGTAACTCCACTCAAAGTAGATGGAGTATTTTTTGAAGGGGGAACGATTATTGATGAACCGAAGCTTGCTCTTACTTGCTTTAGGTTTGTCTTTTCCGCTCCAGTTTTTGCCGCCCTAGATTCTAAAAAAGTTTCCTTCCGTGAAGCCATTGATATTGCCCTTGAGAAGTCCCCTTCTTTAAGCAGCGCTCGTAGCGAACTCAGCATTCGCGATCTTGAGTATACAAACTCCTATTCCGTTTTTCTTCCTTCGCTTGACCTTAGTGCGACCCATGGGCTTCGCGGCTCAAATCCTTCAATTTACAATAACAATTATGCAAGTGAGTTGAATCTTCAGCTTACGGAAAATCTTTATGACAACGGAGTCAGTTTAGCAAAATATGATTCTGCCCGTTTTCAAAAAGAAATTGCTGAACTGGGTTATCGTAACGAGCGCGACAAACTCATACTCGACATTACATTCGAATATATGCGCTATTCGTTGGCTGCCAACCTAGCTCAAGTTCAAGAGCAACAATTCAATATCGTTAACAAACAGTATAAATCAGTTTCCAGCCAATACCAGCAAGGAGTGAAAACTCGCCGAGACTACCTGCGCTTTAAAACTGAATTACGTCGGTCCGAAATAGAACTGCAAAATTCGCGTACCACGATGGAAAAATCTAGACTGGAACTCATGCGGCTGCTTGGTTTTGAGGTTGGCGCGCAGGTTCAGCCGTTTGATTTCGAGCCCGTTAGCGTCGATTTGAAATCGGTTGAACAAGTGCCTGCCCAGCGACCTGATCTTACCAGTCACTATCAATATCGAATTGCTAGTCTTCAAAGAAAAGTATCTGAGAATGATGTGTATATTGTTCGGCGTGATTACTGGCCGCAGCTTTTTCTAACTGCAGGTGCCACATATCATACAGGCGACTATCTCGGAACAAGCTCTCCTTTGGCCGAAAATGAAACTAAAAGCTGGAACGCTCTTTTGACTTTGAAATTTAACCTGTGGGACTGGGGTATTCGCCGAAGAAATATCTCGATTGCGGATGCCAAGCGCACTCAGGCTGAGAATTCCATTGCGGCCAACCTCAATACTTTTTCATCCGAAAACGCCAAAATGATGTTGGAGCTAGATCAAAGTACTAAGAATTTTGCTGTTGCCCGCGAACTTCTTGAGCTTGAAACCAAAAGTTACGGTTTTCTCGACACGGAGTATAGAAATGGCAAGGTTTCCTACTTGGACATCATAGTGGGATTGCGGGATCTCTTAAACGCGAAAATTCAAATGTATACTTCATACTACGACTTAAGAGGGCAATTGCTGCGCTATCGCTATCACGAGGGAAGGCTGTATGAATCAATTTCTGAAAAATAA
- a CDS encoding efflux RND transporter periplasmic adaptor subunit, with amino-acid sequence MATLKAFVKLGDKVQSGEPIVSIAQSLQAAENVFPIRAPFTGTVTQLLKSEGQFSKQSDPKEFILRIDDLTKMFINANAPEIDVVKIQSGLEAVIKVSAILSKNYNGIVREISQAATPKEQWGGRSQVEYLIKIEIIDADTQLKPGMTAVVDIITNKKDNVLALGHEFIQKENENYFVILKNGNRQSIKVGLQNESVFEVLEGLNEGQEVQQVDFLKLIENQ; translated from the coding sequence ATGGCTACATTAAAAGCTTTTGTGAAACTTGGTGATAAGGTTCAATCTGGCGAGCCCATAGTCAGCATTGCTCAATCTCTTCAAGCTGCAGAAAATGTTTTTCCTATCCGTGCCCCGTTTACAGGTACGGTGACTCAGTTATTGAAGTCCGAAGGTCAGTTCTCCAAGCAAAGCGATCCCAAAGAATTTATTCTTCGCATTGATGACCTGACAAAAATGTTCATTAATGCGAATGCACCTGAAATCGATGTCGTAAAAATTCAATCTGGCTTGGAAGCTGTAATCAAGGTCTCAGCGATTTTATCGAAAAATTATAATGGAATTGTCAGAGAAATTTCTCAAGCCGCTACTCCCAAAGAGCAATGGGGAGGACGATCTCAAGTTGAGTATCTCATAAAAATAGAAATTATAGATGCAGATACACAACTCAAACCAGGCATGACCGCCGTCGTGGACATCATTACAAACAAAAAAGATAACGTCCTTGCTCTTGGGCACGAATTCATCCAAAAAGAAAACGAAAACTATTTCGTCATCCTTAAAAATGGGAATCGACAGAGCATTAAAGTAGGTCTGCAAAATGAGTCTGTTTTTGAAGTCCTCGAAGGTTTAAACGAAGGACAAGAGGTCCAGCAAGTTGACTTCTTGAAGCTGATTGAGAATCAGTAA
- a CDS encoding ATP-binding cassette domain-containing protein: MSLISLKNLSFAYNTSSGEKVPVLKNINLDIEAGELVAIQGPSGSGKSTLLYIIGCLLNSYSGRVEIGGQDIMRLTDEQLAVLRNRHIGFVFQQFHLLAKASVLENILLPSKYPSERPNNRSRIEHANKLVNDLGLNGRTHHFPNQLSGGQQQRVSIARALLNDTQIILADEPTGSLDTSNSKQIMELLKATNRSGRTVVIITHDSEIAQQCNKVVHFRDGEIKEITENKKTASTSDETLSIFRDIPNENKAEFQESRWAVLSRYFHVGISLFPLAFQSLKQNRSRSMLTMLGIVIGVAAVLSMVTIGSFTKKKILESYAEMGVNTLIFYGYPNWELRATDQVSVVFQSFDWERDLAPLKKVFPEVLRISPTLFSWDNKVSYGGKTVDSDVRAFGVSSDGLAMANRTLIIGNNFSPFHVEYRSAVCVIGFEIYQRLFSNVSPIGQIIAVSQRESSFGCRVIAVLASQSSNKEWNKPNLQVYLPYTFFQGTSDPWSSRIREIVLQVKQGSDVEKVGKKIKAFFDMKYGKSARFDVGSDSVLIAQMNKFLSLFTILLGAIALVSLAVGGIGITNMMLVSVSERFKEIGIRKAFGATNFRIRVQYLVESVLICSIAGLIGLVVGFILYQGAIYGATKLVGKLAFEWTIDFTALLLSVVSIFVVGVFSGLTPALKAEKLQVIEALRSE; the protein is encoded by the coding sequence ATGAGCTTGATTAGTCTTAAGAACCTTAGCTTCGCTTACAATACTTCATCCGGCGAAAAAGTGCCTGTATTGAAAAATATCAATCTTGATATTGAGGCCGGAGAACTCGTTGCTATTCAAGGTCCTTCTGGTTCGGGTAAGTCTACGCTCCTATACATCATAGGGTGCCTTCTCAATTCATACTCTGGTCGCGTTGAAATTGGTGGACAGGACATAATGAGGCTGACCGATGAACAGCTTGCGGTTTTACGGAATAGGCATATTGGATTCGTGTTTCAACAATTCCATCTTCTTGCGAAGGCCAGTGTCTTGGAAAATATATTGCTTCCGAGCAAGTATCCTTCTGAGCGGCCTAACAATAGAAGTCGAATTGAGCATGCCAATAAACTTGTAAATGATTTGGGTCTAAATGGTCGAACTCATCACTTCCCAAACCAACTTTCAGGGGGACAACAGCAGCGCGTTTCAATTGCACGGGCGCTGTTGAATGACACTCAAATTATTTTAGCGGACGAACCAACTGGAAGTCTTGATACCAGCAACTCAAAACAAATCATGGAGCTTTTGAAGGCAACTAACCGTTCGGGAAGAACAGTTGTCATCATCACTCATGATTCCGAAATCGCCCAACAGTGCAACAAGGTTGTTCATTTCCGCGATGGAGAAATCAAAGAGATCACTGAAAACAAAAAAACTGCTTCAACCTCAGATGAAACCCTCTCAATTTTTCGAGATATTCCAAACGAAAATAAAGCCGAATTTCAAGAAAGTCGCTGGGCGGTACTCAGTCGTTACTTTCATGTGGGTATTTCTCTTTTTCCGCTCGCATTTCAAAGTTTGAAGCAGAATCGGTCCAGGTCAATGTTAACGATGTTGGGCATCGTCATAGGAGTCGCGGCTGTTTTATCCATGGTGACGATTGGTTCGTTCACAAAAAAGAAAATCTTGGAATCCTACGCTGAGATGGGCGTCAATACTTTGATATTCTATGGTTATCCAAACTGGGAGCTTCGTGCGACCGATCAGGTCTCGGTTGTCTTTCAAAGTTTCGATTGGGAACGAGACTTGGCTCCGCTAAAAAAAGTCTTCCCGGAAGTGCTGCGTATCTCTCCAACGTTATTTTCATGGGACAACAAAGTCAGTTACGGCGGAAAAACTGTTGATTCTGATGTTCGTGCTTTTGGAGTTTCATCGGACGGACTTGCGATGGCAAACCGAACCCTCATCATCGGGAATAACTTCAGCCCATTTCACGTTGAGTACCGAAGTGCAGTTTGCGTGATAGGCTTTGAAATCTATCAGCGGCTTTTCTCCAACGTTTCGCCTATCGGACAGATTATTGCTGTCAGTCAGAGAGAGTCATCCTTTGGATGTCGAGTAATTGCAGTCCTGGCTTCACAATCTAGCAATAAAGAGTGGAACAAACCAAACCTTCAAGTTTACCTACCTTACACTTTTTTCCAAGGAACAAGCGATCCCTGGAGTTCTCGAATTCGCGAGATCGTTCTTCAGGTGAAGCAGGGTTCTGACGTGGAAAAGGTTGGAAAAAAAATTAAAGCGTTTTTCGATATGAAATACGGAAAGTCAGCTCGGTTTGACGTTGGCTCTGACAGTGTTCTCATCGCTCAAATGAATAAGTTTTTAAGTTTGTTCACTATATTGCTTGGAGCTATCGCACTCGTTTCACTTGCCGTCGGCGGCATTGGGATCACGAATATGATGCTGGTTTCAGTATCCGAGAGATTTAAAGAGATTGGAATTCGCAAAGCTTTCGGAGCGACTAACTTCCGCATTCGCGTGCAATACCTTGTTGAATCAGTTTTGATTTGCAGCATCGCGGGACTTATAGGGCTCGTTGTGGGTTTTATTCTTTACCAAGGTGCGATTTACGGAGCAACAAAATTGGTTGGCAAGCTCGCATTTGAATGGACAATAGACTTCACCGCGTTGTTATTGTCGGTTGTTTCTATTTTCGTAGTAGGTGTCTTCAGTGGTTTAACACCAGCGCTGAAAGCTGAAAAACTCCAGGTTATTGAAGCCTTGCGGAGCGAATAG
- a CDS encoding transposase, translating to MKKRFSEEQITSAVKKLETGVPVKEVSREMGVTIQTLYHWKKRFGGMDVTEARRLKDLEIENTRLKRIVADQTLDIIMLKDVNSKKW from the coding sequence ATGAAGAAGAGATTTAGCGAGGAACAAATAACTTCCGCAGTCAAAAAACTGGAGACGGGAGTGCCAGTAAAAGAGGTGTCGCGCGAGATGGGCGTGACGATTCAGACCCTCTATCATTGGAAAAAGCGCTTTGGTGGTATGGATGTGACCGAAGCCAGACGGTTGAAAGACCTTGAGATAGAGAATACGCGCCTAAAGAGGATCGTGGCGGACCAGACTCTCGACATCATTATGTTGAAGGATGTGAATTCAAAAAAGTGGTGA
- a CDS encoding IS3 family transposase: MVRSSDKRTESSYLVEKYEVSKARTSCLLGLPITTLYYKPKENGDQPIVSRLSELATEHRRFGHPRLFVLLKREISDLNHKRSRRIYQKLKLQIGRRKRKKLGSCPRLPATQAMGPNQIWAIDFMFDYIESGRRLKIFTIIDEFAKLSPGVLVDQSIRGIDVVEYLDHLAGEKYPQIIRVDQGTEFTSRAMLDWAYRHGIQLEFTKVRKPNQIVESFNSRVRDECLNEHVFFSLEDAREKIDTWHWRYNNINPHSALGMKSPIEFAKEQESMLAS; the protein is encoded by the coding sequence GTGGTGAGGTCCAGCGACAAGAGAACGGAGTCCTCATACCTTGTTGAGAAATACGAGGTCTCCAAGGCTCGAACCAGCTGTCTACTGGGCCTTCCCATCACCACCTTGTATTATAAGCCAAAAGAGAATGGAGACCAACCCATTGTGTCGCGATTGTCGGAGCTAGCGACAGAGCATAGAAGGTTTGGTCACCCGCGGCTATTCGTACTTCTTAAGAGGGAAATATCTGATCTCAACCACAAACGATCGCGTCGGATTTATCAAAAGCTAAAGCTTCAGATTGGCCGCAGGAAGAGAAAAAAGCTTGGATCCTGTCCCAGACTGCCGGCCACTCAAGCAATGGGACCCAATCAAATATGGGCTATTGACTTCATGTTCGACTATATCGAGTCAGGAAGGCGGCTTAAAATTTTCACCATTATCGATGAATTCGCAAAACTCTCCCCCGGAGTTCTGGTTGATCAATCTATTCGAGGAATTGACGTCGTCGAATATCTCGACCACTTAGCTGGCGAAAAATACCCTCAGATTATCCGGGTCGATCAGGGTACGGAGTTTACGTCGAGGGCCATGCTTGACTGGGCCTATCGTCATGGAATTCAGCTGGAGTTTACAAAGGTAAGAAAGCCCAACCAAATTGTCGAATCTTTCAATTCGAGAGTTCGTGACGAGTGCCTCAACGAGCACGTCTTTTTTTCTCTCGAAGATGCCCGAGAGAAAATCGACACCTGGCACTGGAGGTACAACAATATTAATCCACATTCAGCACTAGGAATGAAATCTCCGATTGAATTTGCAAAGGAACAGGAATCCATGTTAGCAAGCTAA
- a CDS encoding GNAT family N-acetyltransferase: protein MSFRFVRAQEKNDFERFYPVMKELRKELSFDDYMTICQNAHEADGYEIVAIEADKKVLAVMGYRILHDFVHGKHLYIDDLVSTESHRSQGLGAELLKYAENRARELGCKGLRLCTGIDNEQGKKFYERNAWKLRSVAYKKKLD from the coding sequence ATGAGTTTTCGATTTGTACGAGCTCAAGAGAAAAATGATTTCGAAAGATTTTATCCAGTCATGAAAGAGCTCAGAAAAGAACTGTCCTTTGATGACTATATGACGATCTGTCAAAACGCTCATGAGGCTGACGGATATGAAATCGTAGCGATTGAGGCAGATAAAAAGGTTTTGGCCGTTATGGGGTATAGAATTCTTCATGACTTTGTTCACGGCAAGCATCTTTATATCGATGACCTGGTTTCTACCGAATCACATCGATCTCAGGGCCTTGGTGCTGAACTTCTTAAATACGCAGAGAATCGTGCAAGGGAGTTAGGTTGTAAAGGTCTGCGCCTTTGCACTGGAATTGACAATGAACAAGGCAAGAAATTCTATGAACGAAATGCTTGGAAATTGAGATCTGTCGCCTATAAGAAGAAGTTGGATTAA
- a CDS encoding FMN-binding negative transcriptional regulator, with the protein MYLPKHFSINEKARIKRLIEKNSFVTILSYPKDSRPFINHLPVIFSSGPNEEDILIGHMAKRNPQWMHFKDDPSATIIVQGPHTYITPRWYKSGRDVPTWNYAVVHLQGRVELVETFSGQIEVLKQLTHFFEKSIVTPWEFELPDDLLDEKALTSAIISFRFKIEKTDAKFKLSQNRSVEDKAGVIDGLNERADEMSRAVREMMIESG; encoded by the coding sequence ATGTATTTGCCGAAACATTTTTCAATCAATGAGAAAGCTAGAATCAAAAGGTTAATCGAGAAGAATTCGTTCGTGACTATTCTATCCTATCCAAAAGATTCAAGGCCGTTTATAAATCACCTGCCCGTTATTTTTAGTTCGGGACCAAATGAAGAAGATATTCTTATTGGTCACATGGCAAAACGAAATCCGCAGTGGATGCATTTTAAAGATGACCCAAGTGCGACGATAATAGTTCAGGGTCCGCATACCTACATCACTCCAAGATGGTATAAGTCAGGACGCGATGTTCCGACTTGGAATTATGCAGTCGTTCATTTGCAAGGACGAGTAGAGTTGGTTGAGACTTTCTCTGGGCAAATTGAGGTTTTAAAACAACTCACTCATTTTTTTGAAAAATCAATTGTGACTCCTTGGGAGTTTGAATTGCCAGATGACTTGCTGGACGAGAAAGCGCTTACTTCAGCGATCATTTCATTTAGATTTAAAATTGAGAAAACGGATGCCAAGTTCAAGCTCTCCCAAAATCGCAGTGTTGAAGACAAAGCGGGGGTGATTGATGGATTAAATGAACGAGCCGATGAAATGAGTCGAGCTGTTCGCGAAATGATGATTGAAAGTGGATGA
- a CDS encoding HD domain-containing protein: MNSSLEKWEEIFESKISEIASSEDPAHDLLHFKRVVGLAKQLCRFEAGTPEIVVPAAWLHDFVIIPKDSPLRSRSSRLSSEKAIEFLKSIDYPSEYYDEIAHAIEAHSFSANLEVNTIEAKIVQDADRLDGLGAVGIARCFSTAGLLKRSFYNDNDPFCDVRIPDDSLYTVDHFFKKLFKTAETLKTKAGILEGKRRVEVMKAYLASFRLEVQQ, encoded by the coding sequence ATCAATTCTAGTTTAGAAAAATGGGAAGAGATATTTGAGTCAAAAATATCTGAGATAGCTTCCTCAGAGGATCCCGCTCATGATTTGCTCCATTTTAAGAGAGTAGTTGGTCTTGCGAAGCAGCTTTGCAGATTTGAAGCAGGGACTCCGGAAATCGTAGTCCCGGCAGCATGGCTTCATGATTTTGTTATCATCCCCAAGGATAGTCCACTTCGAAGTCGATCCTCACGCCTTTCTTCCGAAAAGGCTATCGAATTTTTAAAATCGATTGATTACCCTTCTGAATACTACGACGAAATTGCCCATGCGATCGAGGCTCATAGTTTCAGCGCAAATTTGGAAGTGAATACTATTGAGGCCAAAATCGTGCAAGATGCTGATCGACTCGATGGTTTGGGTGCAGTTGGGATAGCCCGATGTTTTTCTACTGCGGGGCTTCTGAAGCGATCTTTTTATAATGATAATGATCCGTTCTGTGACGTTCGAATTCCAGATGACTCTTTGTATACTGTTGATCACTTTTTCAAAAAACTATTTAAAACTGCTGAAACTTTAAAAACCAAGGCGGGAATCTTAGAAGGAAAAAGAAGGGTTGAAGTTATGAAGGCGTATTTGGCTTCCTTCAGGCTTGAAGTACAACAATGA
- a CDS encoding winged helix-turn-helix transcriptional regulator, with protein sequence MRHTVSIQKIKKSCEEVCLILKSLSHPQRLLVLGHLLEGPKTVGELVELCDASQSQMSQFLIRMKFEGLIDSEKNGKYQVYSLADKRLVRLMKTIQVEYCKG encoded by the coding sequence ATGCGACATACCGTTTCTATCCAGAAGATAAAGAAGTCTTGTGAAGAGGTGTGTCTCATTCTGAAATCACTTTCGCATCCTCAGCGGCTTCTTGTCCTTGGTCATTTACTTGAGGGACCTAAAACAGTGGGCGAACTTGTCGAGCTTTGTGACGCCTCGCAGTCGCAAATGTCACAATTTTTAATCCGGATGAAATTTGAGGGCCTGATTGACTCTGAAAAAAACGGTAAATATCAGGTCTACTCTTTGGCAGACAAACGTTTGGTCCGCCTAATGAAAACTATTCAGGTGGAGTATTGCAAAGGATGA
- a CDS encoding DUF2892 domain-containing protein has product MKTNIHSIERVVRIVLGLLLVSLAFVGPANLWFLLGLIPIATGAIGWCPPYAMLGINTCGIGKNK; this is encoded by the coding sequence ATGAAAACAAATATTCATTCAATCGAGCGAGTGGTCAGAATTGTTCTCGGGTTATTACTTGTCTCGCTGGCGTTCGTCGGACCAGCGAATCTTTGGTTTCTCTTAGGCTTAATCCCAATCGCAACGGGCGCTATCGGCTGGTGTCCTCCTTACGCCATGTTGGGAATTAACACCTGTGGTATCGGAAAAAATAAATAG
- a CDS encoding TolC family protein, whose product MKKFIILGSVIFVSAIPARAETLSFASAWSKISERSAAQESSRLQTESLTEAQSRASRHWLPKVYIDARTYQTNDPGASFIGVLEQRSIKQADFSPDSINYPDTQLFTRGALGVDLALYEGGMKSSQVELFKHSVAAQKIAASQIQVEEYSTVGLSYGSIAVLEQQKIKLQALASEIERMINGYQLGSKSNPVGYSGLLGMKSLANRLSGLIKEYEAQSRSHYAALSEMGLKGQNWSPESIDTYAFVNRYFFDFSHQGESISSYRIESAKESVKASEQMANMEKAKFLPRAGVFAEAFVFNGNRDTANGYSAGLYLQWSLYDPSSYGSLREAQLKSMAAAKYSEASDQQERAERAALNESLESLRQNIELLNDSHNLLVEQSKMTETLFRNGSINALQIVEILSRRSDLIAQQGEAELGLIKAGSQIITKQKFDIGMHLGSGVRNEK is encoded by the coding sequence ATGAAAAAGTTCATTATCTTAGGGAGTGTAATTTTCGTTTCGGCAATTCCGGCTCGCGCCGAAACGCTTTCGTTTGCATCCGCGTGGAGTAAAATCAGCGAGAGGTCTGCTGCTCAAGAGTCTTCTCGATTACAGACTGAGTCTTTGACTGAAGCCCAATCAAGAGCGTCCCGCCATTGGTTGCCTAAAGTGTATATTGATGCCAGAACCTATCAAACCAATGATCCCGGGGCTTCGTTCATTGGGGTTCTCGAACAACGCTCCATTAAACAGGCCGATTTCAGCCCAGACTCGATCAATTATCCAGATACCCAATTATTTACACGAGGTGCTCTGGGCGTTGATTTGGCCCTCTACGAGGGAGGAATGAAATCATCTCAAGTGGAGCTTTTCAAGCACTCTGTTGCTGCACAGAAAATTGCAGCTTCACAAATTCAAGTTGAGGAATATTCTACTGTCGGTCTCTCCTATGGATCTATTGCAGTTCTTGAACAGCAAAAAATCAAGCTTCAGGCCTTGGCTTCAGAGATTGAGCGCATGATCAATGGCTATCAGCTCGGGAGCAAGTCGAATCCGGTCGGCTATTCGGGCCTGCTCGGTATGAAGTCCCTGGCAAATCGTTTGAGTGGACTCATTAAAGAGTACGAAGCTCAGAGTCGATCTCACTATGCGGCTCTTAGTGAGATGGGTTTGAAAGGCCAGAATTGGTCTCCCGAAAGCATTGACACATATGCTTTTGTGAATCGCTATTTCTTCGACTTTTCACATCAAGGCGAATCCATTTCCTCCTATAGAATCGAATCTGCAAAGGAGAGTGTGAAAGCCAGTGAGCAGATGGCCAACATGGAAAAGGCTAAGTTCCTTCCTCGTGCGGGAGTTTTTGCTGAAGCCTTTGTTTTCAATGGTAACCGCGATACAGCGAACGGCTACAGTGCCGGCCTCTATTTGCAGTGGAGCCTATATGATCCATCTAGCTACGGCAGCCTCAGGGAAGCACAGCTGAAATCGATGGCTGCCGCGAAATATTCGGAAGCCTCAGATCAGCAAGAGCGCGCTGAACGAGCCGCTCTCAATGAGTCACTCGAGTCCTTGCGACAAAACATCGAGTTACTGAATGACAGCCACAATTTGCTCGTGGAGCAGTCCAAGATGACCGAGACTCTATTCAGAAACGGATCGATAAATGCGCTTCAAATTGTAGAAATACTAAGTCGGCGATCGGACCTCATTGCCCAGCAAGGTGAGGCTGAGCTTGGCCTGATCAAAGCCGGTTCTCAAATCATCACAAAACAGAAATTTGATATCGGAATGCATCTGGGCTCAGGAGTGAGAAATGAAAAATAG